The Rhopalosiphum maidis isolate BTI-1 chromosome 2, ASM367621v3, whole genome shotgun sequence genome segment atatatattttttttcacggtATTTTTCTAAGCAGTTGCTAggatactaaaaatatcaaaaaaaaaaaaaaaaaaaaaacatagacatatttaagtgcatatttgacatatttatcattaaagatTTTTGATTGTTAggatactaaaaatatcaataaaaaaaaaacagatataTTTGAGTGCATATTTgacatatttatcattaaagatttttaatttttaatatgacattagaatatttaaatgtgaatGCGGAAATGGTACTACACATCGTTGTACCTATTACAGGAGATGGTGCCTGTTTATTTAATTCGCTCTCCTATCTTATGTACGGCACTGAGTAAACAGCCAGAAAAGTACACAAgcttattgtataaaacaatgCCACGTCTTCGTGGACGAGGAGGAAATATTGGTCGACGGACTCGGAGTTCTCAATTAGTTTAGAATCGTCGGTTAAATGATCGGCAGAAGATCAATTGACGGACaatgaaaatttaagaaaCCAGGCTGCAATCACACGTGCTAATGAAAGTCAAAACAAACAGCGTTTGCAAGTGTATCGCGTATTGACACGTGCATCACTTCTTCGCCTTGTGTTTGAATATGAGCCGGACATCGACTATATTCGTCACATTcacaaatagtataaaatgatacatattatgtagataatagtatgataataCTGTCACTAATACATAATTGGTTAatcgattgaaaaaaatgcaatgCTGGGCGGGACATAAGTTGATATGTCGGAAATATCATCTATACACCAAAtcagaaaaccaaaaatagtatttatcctCACGCTAAATGTTAGCATTAGGCAACCAAACTTGACACGGATGCATTTTGTACGGGCAATGAAGTGCACGGGGATAATagctatagtatattataaagcttGAACGAattgaatgtattttaatcCGATTGGGAAATAGCataataggtatgttattatcatatgattggttataatatgtcttatcgtatttttgattaataaatattacgcgTAAGGAAACCAGGAAGTTGAAACGATTTCAGATTGCGTTTTTCTCACTTCTTTcattcgttttaaataatagttaaaataataatattgaattccaAGCGTACAAACGCAGTGATATAATTGATATCATACCACactaaaagataataatgtaaaatccgtttttaaattaacgaaTTCGGATAAAACATGAAAGTACTCAAATAAaggtataaattcataaataaaataaatataatcgtgtttttaaaaaagacgatcttattattataataattttgtcaatGACCATTTAAACTgttgatagaaaaaaaaatcatttcatCACTAAAACTTTCTGAAACATTAggcatatcataaaatatatgttataggtaataatagtcGTTACACTCGATGCGAAATTGTGGCAGTGAAAATACCAAAATGTTTAACCTCAGTCCTCAATACCGACAAATAAAGCGACTATACCCACGTCTATTATACGATATTGTGCTGTCATCTGAATAATCATCACGAGTCATCAACGCAACACATATATTTCCAATTACAAGATAAATATCGTTCATCATAGATGGTGCGCAGGTCCCCTTGACAAGGGAAGCAATACTGTATAGCTGGGGACTGGGAAGTGACATCCTAGAATTCAAATaccccattttttttttaactgattcGCATTAAattgttctataaaataataaaattaatatgcaataataataataatgatttgtgtccactaaatatttaaatttaacttaaaatataaaattaatcgttaCCTACTCCTTAGCATAACTCATTAAAATAAGGCGTATATGATCagttttaatatagattattataaatttaattaggtatttattctaataatatgtacaattatttaagagGAAATGTGTATCAtaatcataaaacaaatttaataatgtaataaataataatggtgtgTTACATATTActcaaatacctatataagaaaaattataagtaggtacaattAACTTAGTTTTGGGTGTAGGTGTAAACTACAGATACAAATTGCAagcttttaaagttttaatgcaTTAACTACATTTAAACTTGTCAGGATTAGGTTTAAGTTTAAAGAAACCTTGTAatgttttcgttttaaatttctttgtacttataaattgtttattagcttataataaaatcatataatacaataatacagacaattattaaattaatattattatttttacaatgaattttataaacggtatacaaaatataaatcattaataataattataacaataccgtttattataaataatattttttaccatattataacatatatgttGTTTATcatttgataacaatattctggcgctttaattgtattattggtaAGTTCGAATGTTGGACCGGTTTGAgattaggtactatattatagtatacactatatgCGTATTCGATAATATACTGAATGTGCTATCGGTATTGTCATAAAACAAACTAGTATAACCATAGCTGAAGCTGTTTTAtcataagaaaaaaagaatattatatatttttgttatatattaatattttgattgcgtattgaaattattaaaaaaaaagcaattacTTTGACTGCAGGTCTGCAGAAAATTTCGACGAGGGGAAAGAAAAATCTATCGGTGGGGCAGCTACCTCCCTTGCCTACGCCGTTAGCATGCATATGTCgttcagtaaatattttttttgtctactAAGAGATTGTATAGATATTAACGTAatgtttcactaatatattatattattatttgaaaacggcatacaagttaaatattgtttaacacTGTTAGGCTATTGATCATTGTGTgtgagttaaatttttaaacgcaTCCTCAAAAGAAATTGGTCATCTCctcttaaatttacattatacatttataatcatcGATTATGTATGATAgagatagtaaatatttttaatattttttacttaaaaaaaaaaaaaaattaaaaaaatacttctttGGCATATAATTCGAATTGGCATTCGTCATCGCTATATTAATGGAGGCGGTAATGGGACGTGGGTGACGCACATTgtcactatataatatcttatatattatgcacattcGCACAACTATTCATCGAACGCGACATTGACAATACTCAACAAGTGTCGTTTACCATGCGAGatacatattgtgtatatgAGAGGTTCgtttcgtttttaaaaatgtcgacGCAGATATgcacattttcataatattaaacagaaTACAAAGATTTAATCGTATATATTACGAAATacgaatgtattatattattaattatataaatgtgacATTTTGTGTATATGAACACACACACGCGATTGTGGcggcactataatattatgtacaaaccATTATagtgaaatgtttattttattcttacagCGTCGTCGACTCAAGTGTACTCATTTGACGATTTGTTTCACGGAAAAATAACAGGAAGCAACGAATCAAACCAATACTCCATGACGGACTCCTTTCTATTAGAAGTAAACAAATCTGTGACGTTCTGGTTGTATACGAAGTAAGAGATAGGGATGAAATAAAATCGTTGTTTGGTTTGGCAACTGTTTTTTATAGGTTTAATTGATCAACAATACAGTTTAAAGCAGTATTTGACTGCAAAAAATATCCCTATAAAGCTAATGAATATACGAAAGATAATATTGTGAGATGCTTTGCCCAAcctcaaaaaccattttttacaCACTCAAACAAGTTACCATAAacaaaaacacatattatattaattttaaaagtttcaatCTCATAAGCGTACCTAAGCGGTAAATTTTTACAGGCAATTGAGGTAATACTGGTATTGaatgaataaataagtatagttttaaatgttttaattaagttaccAAGTTCTTATTGtagtatattctatattatgccgatatatacatatatgcacctaatacgtatatatgttattgtcaaaatatctaaatcagtcctaaaattataattataacaagacACACGTAAGGACTAACCTAACCGCAGAAGATGTCAATAAAAACGTTATTGTTTCACAAGTGGGAGTTTATTGGATCAAACCACAGTAGTATTTAGGACGATTTATTGGGAACACTACAAAGTAACCGATTTGAGTGTACAAGAaggattattttaacaaattaaattgtgaTTTAGATTACGCTGTtcgagaaataataataataagattttatgttcaattttcaatttatagatAACAGCAAGCTAGATAGCATTTTTGAACTTTTCTTCCTATATgcgcaatattttttttaaccttttcaCTGTAGTCGAACGCGCATTAGCTCACTAGTCATCGCTTAAACCGATTTTAATACACCGTTTAAATTTCACCAGCTAATCTAATCgagttatcataatatttatatattccatATGGGAAAGCTTATAGAGTGATAGTGTTCTTTTGGATCGGTAGCAGATCGTCATAGTTcctcttttaatttataatatccgtGGCCacacgatttatttttatacagtgtAGACGGTACCTATTTATCGCGTCGTCTTCGTCACGGGAGCTCAGATTTTCAGAACATAAATATGCGACAGACGTGTTTGAcctctataaaaaaatcttactcTCACTATTTATGCGTATTGCAAAAATAGTATACGCGCATCTCGTTGCGATACACCTTTCAATAACCTGGTACGCGCATTTGACGAATTTGTCATCTGTCTTGTTGGACCCCGAGTCGATTTTCTCCGTTTTTGGTTTATCAAGTCCATCAATATCGAAATTGGCGAAAGAACacgatataaaatacagtatttaCGTATACAGAGATGCGATATTGAATGAAAAAacgataatacaatttaataatataatatcatattttagtcACCTAGCCTAGCCTATTTAGTCACGTACGACAGTGTAATACTGTAGTGCACCAGCTATGCTTACACTTGGTAGTAGAGTAACAAGTGTACGACGTAGTAACTTCTTACCTGTAAACAGACGCACGCGAACACGGAAGTATATTTTACCGCTAAAGTGCTGAATACGATAAATTACGGGATAACCTTTTTATTGACGTTTCTTGGAACGGCTAGCGCTATCTACACGTCGCGGGCGCGGTTTCGCATCACTTGATCgtctttgtattttgtttgtagAGAGCACCCCGAATCTAGCCTCAGGCTGGTGCCCGGCGACCCGAAATCTCTGTCGTCAGCGGGCTTCGACGGCAGTAAACCGACCAAAATCGTGATACATGGTTGGTTGGGCAACGGCGAAAGCGAACAGAGTGTCTGTTTGACTCTGAAGTCTGGTGAGTCTTGTAGACCAAAACATATAACATTGTTGTTAGTTAACAGTGAGAGGTGCACGTATAGGAGCCAAGCTTGAGTCGGGTTTAAGATCGgtgtaataatgtacctaattcAACCGGCGAACAGCAGTTGAACGTTTAACACGGTGCGTGTGTTATTTATACAGCAAGTTGAGCTAGTATTCGTGTATTCTTGACTCGTGTAAAAACTCGGGAACcgttcatataaaaaatagccACGGCCGACAGGGTGTTTCCAACACGGGGGTGTGGTACAGTCGTCGGCATTGCGGTCAGTTTTTGGAACGGCTAGCTACGACGTGGAAAGCGCGATTTCTTCGCTCGGATGTAATTATAGGATCGCGGGATAGTGTcaataacgattttatttgGCCGCCGACAATAAATCGCACGCCCTATACGATGAATTGATAATTTAGGTAAGCGCCTATCGCTGTACTTTGCATGTGGTTCCGATTTATTAcgattttttggtttttacttTCCACTACAGATTATATCGGAATATGGGCGTGTTGGAAAATTCGATCTGCGCCGTGGTTTTCGTGACAAAACTAGATTATTTcgcaatcaataaatttaagtctCGGGCTATACAAcacatatatatcatacagaTACATTCGGCGAATTACGTCGATTAGTTCGATCATTACCGAGAATAGGTTGTCAGGCCACCCGGTTGAGTGCGCCAAACGTCCAAGGTTGCTCGTTCAATGGAGATGTGTGTCAACATCATGTACTGAAAACCGTCAAAAACGCTGTACAGTATCCAtagcataattatatttataatacttcgtccaataatataataagtgattacaaaaagaaaaaaaaatacacgtctcgaaaaaataattataaaaatatgacctATCTTCATAAAAGAGTGTTAATGGGATTTTATCGGAATTGCATACACTTGTCGTACTTAATACCAATTGGTTTAGATTACTCACCGTTGGTTGAGGTGATAAGGTGacacgtatacatatttaacacgACTTATATCCATgacattcaaataattatatactaaaacaattcatatcataattaaaacagGTAAGACAGACGATTTGTTATACTTGGACTTCGATGTTCTTCCGGTGGGAGGTTTCTTCATTCTGCAATGAATCATGTCTTGTTTCCATACACATCATCATATTCATTTTGTTTGATATCATAATCCATAGGTATTTAAGTAACAgaatgtgtaataaaaattaaaaaaaaaaaaaatatcgcacGAAGCTATATTGAGTGgtgaataataaagtaataaatatagatcgATTCCTGACCTTAGCTCGGAATTACAAACATTTGgctgtaggtatattttttattttattaattttcatgtatTGGGGATTCAACTTCTAAATCCTAAACGAGTGAGTTAAGGTTACTGAAccgtttatagtatatttgtaaaaagaaTAAGTGGATGACgcgattaaaatgttatgttaagTGATGTTTAATGGCTAGGGTGGAgagcaaaacaatattttgtttttagtgtgatagaaatttatctataaattcaCCATGTATATGGCTTGCAGTTTTCCGGAATTtcctttcaaaaaaatgttgatcaattttcaatttttttcagaatattttgCGTTGTACGATTACAATGTGGTGTGCGTGGACTGGAGCGTGATTGCGTTGGATTTTCCGTACTTTACGGCCCGGTTACGTTGCAAAGAAATCGGAAACTATATAGGTGAAATGATAACGACGATGACGGAAAACACGTCTCAGAGCAACGAcgatatacacattataggtTTCAGCATGGGTGCCCACATTGCTGGCTACGCCGGTAAACGTCTTGGGGGAAAAGTACACAGGATCACTGGTATGTActcgtaaatataatttctatattataatttgaatgtaaattcaatatcaataactaataatttttttttacgtgatATTAACGGTTTTCGAtagtataatgattaattatgatgataataatagtaataatattatattatataatatcaaagtaGACCTTACAAGTACTCGTCTGCATAATACGTACTATACACTGGTATTACGTATTTGAACAAATATGTATCGTTTTCTAGGAAATtggattgtttaaaattttttgtaaacaataacTTTTGCACATAttactttacattttatattatttaagtacatcAATACATGAgtatttttgaacaaataagAAGTTTcgaaatgattatattttaatccaatAAGAACATTGGGatatgtgaataataataataaaaataataaactcgaATACTTGAAGCAGATTTTGTGTTAAACCATGTGCGGGTgtaatagataggtatatacacttaaaaatattgttgataattattcaatacctATATTGAGTGGATACTTGACAAAAGATTAAGCTGTTTAACTCAACACTAATAACAAatggcaaaattaaaaaattaaaataataatattgctttgTAAGATATCGGGTTAGGTAATTGttacaataatgttttgataattgTATTCCGTGTTTTTGTTCGAACGAAAATGTAttcgtacatatattataattttaaacaagccGTACATTTTTCGACCAGTAATAATTTGTCATTGTTatgtgcgtatatatatatatatatatatatagacaataGACCACTTGAATGGATTCCTCATTGATGAGGTTCGAGGCTTTAAATTAGAACGGAATAAATAcaatgcacacacacacgcacacacacacacatacacgcaTACAATTCTTTCTAAATCTAATTTACTGATGGACATAGTGTTTGCAAATTTcatgaaatgtaatattataaaagtatatacaattctttttatattgataaaaaaaacatacaaaaccATAGAATATACTTACATTACATTGGCTATTAGTATTAATGCATCTTATACCTTTATACTTAAACAAAGTACATAATAcctcgatataataatatgtaaactatagtgataaatgcattaataccatcaatatttctaataagaaaattaatgtttcacgtttttgtgaaatatttcTGACTTTAAACATTACAGCTGTGACGGACAAATCACGTATACTTTTTTGTAGttgtgattaatttaattgttacacACTTGTACTAGTTGTAccgatattgtttattaatataatatacatttatattatttatatagacacgtatatagttattaactcatttttttcattctcatacatttttaaaacgcgTAAATCATcgtgttttattcatttattccgAAATTGTATACTGTACGGCCTACGCATGCATACATGGGTGTTTCTAGCAGTACACTTGATTGATATGATAAGtctaatgcaataatataacaacaatttcAACAAGaataattatgtgtaataaatgaaaatgtatatatgagTGAAAAAGAAGTccaaattagttttatataatgacaTTCATTTGTGAcgaaattcattaatatatatatatagggttAGTGTAGGGAAGTTAatcgtaaattttttttatacgtattatatttatatatatgtatattaccaTTCACTTACAggttacacattttaaaacattataggtTGAACACTTTGAATTTTACAAAAGCTAAAGGTGGTATCGAAACCCTATAGAACAGAACCATATTCCAAATTGAAtagtcttataatatattacatacccgaaacatataaaacaaataggaATACACCTACGTCTGTAATGATAAAGTTTATACTTTTACTATGAATACTATTATGAAAACGTAGCATCGTTCGTTTCTCTGCACGatgtacagtattatattattattagagctATTgccaatgacatttttttatacgtttaaaaattcGACTAACCCTGCAGCCCCATTGACTTAGTGCGTACACggaaatggtttttttttcccaattgaaaacttaaaaaagtataatgtgttatttataatgtgtatatacacgTTTCAGGTTTGGATCCCGCCAAACCGCTGTTCTTGAGTAAACGGCCTGCCGACAGACTTAACAAAACCGACGCGCAATTTGTGGATGTAGTGCACACGACAAATTTGGTGTTGGGGCAGCACAAACCGATaggaaatattgatttttatccaAATGGTGGCATATCCAATCAACCGGGCTGCAGATACGATTACGGTATAAGTGTACAATggtcaataatattgataaataataaaatttacgtatataatatcttaatcgATAAACCATCGTAGTACATATTAACAAGATTATTTCGTAAGGCAAAGGGATAGcaaccaaatttttttttttggcgatTGATTTTCTACATTTCTTACGTGTTTACGgatcaattacaattttatagtatacatatgcATCATATATAACTTGTAccatgtatatacctatactacaGAACCTGAAATCGAAGATACCATGTATatcgacataatatttattatttataaaaacttctataccaataatattatgataatgttataaatatttgttgccAGTGTTATATATTGGCGTTtagaagttattattattattactggatatatttaaatttttattcacacTTTTTCAGGCTTAGAGCTGGCAGTATTTTTACAAgcatctaattttttttttaatttttgatctaattacatacacattttatgtCTTGCATTACAAATAAGTGCGTTTGTATAAGAGATCAGATTTTTCAGcctctttttttattagtttaaataacaatctaaaaaatatactgaacATTTTgatcttttatataaattatgttattaaaatatagaaggCAAAAGgagaaaaaaacattagatgtgtataaattagatacagatttaaaaaaaaaatgcttaaagATTATAGTCAACAATCAATATCTAgaataagtacatttattgaaccatcaacaaaaaatattataacactttattgtatatataatattatacaaattaacaaatgtaaatttaaccGAAatgattaacaattatattactattgttattataaaaatgatttataataataat includes the following:
- the LOC113552351 gene encoding pancreatic triacylglycerol lipase-like; translation: MFDKILSSFGRVQFFLLCLQLLHFASSTQVYSFDDLFHGKITGSNESNQYSMTDSFLLEVNKSVTFWLYTKEHPESSLRLVPGDPKSLSSAGFDGSKPTKIVIHGWLGNGESEQSVCLTLKSEYFALYDYNVVCVDWSVIALDFPYFTARLRCKEIGNYIGEMITTMTENTSQSNDDIHIIGFSMGAHIAGYAGKRLGGKVHRITGLDPAKPLFLSKRPADRLNKTDAQFVDVVHTTNLVLGQHKPIGNIDFYPNGGISNQPGCRYDYVYGEVCSHFKSYEFYARSIRSRDEFKSIKCDKWIDYEQSKCKDPENYTYLGEYVDPNFSGTYYLTVN